In Babesia bovis T2Bo chromosome 4 map unlocalized Chr4_2, whole genome shotgun sequence, the sequence TTATTCAACAGTTTCCAGGTTGTAAATTAATTGACGGCGATACATCTTTAACCGTAGAGGCCTGCACGGATTCTGTATTCCAGGTAAGTGCTTGTTTTCAAGAACCATATACATTCCAGGGCTATTTAAATCGTATCAAAGCCACAGAATCCGTTTTCGACGGTAAGATTGTGCGTCTAGACTTTGCTAAGAAGCTTGGTGCAACCATATTGTTGAGACGACACACTGATTATGTCCGTTACTTCAAGCGTCGGCGTGAACGCATGTCACGTTACCCTCAAGGTTACATAAAGCAGGTTCCTGTACGAACACAATTTTGGGGTAACTTCACTGGGCGCCGACGTCATCCTTCGGTGTTATAGTGTGACCAACAACTGCTCTAATGCTTTTACGATAACTTGCCTTTTTTGCATTGAGGCTGTATCCACACACGTTTCGTGCATTGACTGAAGTATTACTTTACATTCATTATCTACTTCAATTACCAAGGGGTAGTTTGCATCCGTGGTTTGGATTTTGCTATTTGTAAATCCGGCATTAACCAGCTGTTTGACCAATTGCTGTGCTTTGAACGTTCCAAATGTGAATTTTGAATCTTCATTTTCCGGGACCCCCGGATTAATTTGCATATTATCGGAGCCGTTTACTTTGATATTCACGTTACTTGCTTTGAGTGTTGTAGTCACCGTTTGTACATTTTCTGAGGCCTTTTGTATATCACTCGCCTTTACTTTAGTGCACATTAGAGAGTGTTCCTTTTGGAGTGGTATTTTGACATGATTACCCACAAGTACTTTCAATGAGGGGTGTATTTTAGACTTTATATATTCCGATACAACTATGAACCGTTTATCACAAATCATGCCTATCATGGTTTCAAGGCCCATTCGGAAGTCGACTGGCAtagtgtttatattatgGTCAATTCCATATTTTGCAGCTGCACTCATTAGTGCTTCTCTGTATGTATCTGATGTCGTTACTATATGTGCTCCTGCATACATTCTCCCAAGGAGGTAAGGTTCCATAAATGCGTCATATTTGGTTATTATTAGTGATGGGTACCTGTATACATCCTTTATATCGTTTATATTGTTACAAACAAAGAGTTTATTTTCTTCTCTCATGGTCGTTATTATAGGGAACGGTGACATTGGTGTTTCATGGTGCATGGTAAGTTCCGCTCTTGTTTTCTGTACCCATTCCGCGCACTTGTCAGTGAAGTTCAAGGTATCAACCATTCCCGTTCCTATGACATATATGCATACTTGTTGTTTGACGTTGTTATGGACATGGTTGTGCAAGTGTTCTATTAAGTCAATTAGCGTTTCGGTATATGGGTCTATGACTATTACACTTCCTTCCAGGTTTTGTATTCCCTCTAGTGCATTGTCACATAATGCGTCCAATTGGTATCCTATCATAGTATTTTGGTGCATTTTCAATTCCTTTTTGATTTTAAGTTCAATTTTGGGAGTCACACCTGTCTTTGCTACTGCATTGTCTAGCAATATAACAACGTCTAGGATGTGTATAAATGACATATCCACTGGTGTACAGAATCTACCACTGTTTTCATATCCCGTTTCTCCTATAATGCCTATAGTCACATCACTATCTGGATGCGTTATTGTCCAATTCGATGAGCCTAATCCAAATCCGCTGCTGTATGCACAGAGCTTGATACTTGTTACGTGGGAGAACCTGTTATGCTTTGGTGTCTTTACTTCTGGATGGCGGTGTATATTTTCGGCGTTCATGTCTACTTCCAGGTTAAcaatttcattatatgAAATCGCATGCAATCTTTTTGTATTTGGTAGATTTGGATCTGCCAGTATGGGAGTAGCGTTTTTCTTTCTTCCATATATGCTAGGTTTAAATGCATCGTCACTtcgtttattatatttatcattggCTTGATGGTATTTACTCTGGCTACTTGAAGGATTTCCTCCTGTAGTCTCACTTTGTGATTGTTCAACATCATTATCACTTTCTATGGTTTCCAATGTATCATCTGAGCTTGCTGCATCTGAAGTAACATCTTTCCATGCCACATGTACGTTATCTTCATTCCCCAAGTCTTGGATGACATTGCATTGTTCTGTAGTTTGGGGATCAGTATGGATGCCATTTTGATGGGTTGCTGTTTTCCTTACGTTGACTTGATTTTTATTATCGAGTACTAGAATTGGGGGCTCATTATATCGTTTGGGTATTGCTAGCCTGGCGATTGTATATACCGGTCTTGTGCAAACTATATATGCTGTTTCTATATCAGATATTTTGCGCAAGGTTTCCAACCCATCTAATCCACGTGGCGTGGTTGCGATAATGATATGTATGCGTACACATAAGAGTTTATCGTATAATTCTTGGCTCCAATGATGCTCCCCTTCACAGAATGGGTTATCTTCTAGTTCTTTGTAGCACTTGTGTAGCAACTTCGTCGGCAGATTGCATAGTATATTAACTCCGCCTATTTCAATTAGTCTGCTGCTGCATTCCGTACAATCACATATTACATGTACTTCCATTTTCTGTGGGTTATACCGATTATATCATACGTTACGCTTGATTGTCATTATGCCTTCCATGTTTGCGGCGGTTACATAGATACTGATTCTATATACTAAAAAGCCATCTGTGTAAATAGTCTATACAATTTAGATATTATGcagttgtttttgtattatatatttatttgtCTATAGTTGATTGATATGGGCTGCTTAATTGTGTAGGTAATGGACATGTAGTTCCTATACAGTTGACACTACTCATTTATTTACTTTTTATAAAAAAATTtatgtttgttatattctttATAATTTTGGAGAGTTAGGGTCCTGTATTTGTTGACAATTGATGTATGATATGGATACACATTGTGTCTAGTTGAATTAGTTGCTTTCGGATTTGTGTCTTGCGTTGTTGAATGGTTCATCTATGTTGAAAATTGCTTTGGAATGTACCTTCACAGTTTGACTGTGATGTGtaattgttattttatCGTATAACTATACTACTTCTGgattgtgtatatacttTTGGTTATCACCGTCTATTTCCTCTTATTTCTATCGCATTTCTATAGTCTTCACTATGTATGAAGACGGGGATAAGGACTCTAATTTGGATTTTTTGAATTTCATTCCTCAGGGTGATACTGCTGAGGAGAATGATGATGTCGGCTCTGCTATTCCATCAGCTGGAGCTACACAGGTTTACTACGATAAAGTTGACACATCATACTCTGAAGCCATACAGACGTACGATGAGGGTGAGATAGCTTTGATGGATGCATCGCTTTGTGTTTCTCGTGGTCAAGGCGTTGACGACTATACACATTACTCTAAATACTTACGTCCGGGTATCCAGGGTACGTAGTTTGTATACATCTTGTTATATAATCCAGTTTCCTTTTGCGGCACTCCTGTTGTTCAGAACATTGTAGCTTCTGTACATCTTGGCAATGAGATAGATTTGCGTGAGATAGCGATATCTACTAGGAATGCTGAGTACAATCCTCGCAAGTTCAACGCTTTAATTTTGCGTATGCAAAATCCTCGTTGCACTGGATTAGTATTTCGCACTGGTCGTTTGATTGTTACTGGTATGTTGCGCTCTGTATCGATATAACTGTTAGGTTGCAAAACTGTGGAATCCGCTCGTTTGGGTGCTAAGCGTATTGCTAAGATGGTCCGTCGTGAACTGGGTGGTGGTATACAGTTCAATGATTTTAAGATTGAGAACATAATTGCTACGTTCAACTGCAACGTTCCTATTCGTTTAGAGCGACTATATGAGGAACACAAGCTGTTTTGCAACTATGAGCCGGAGATCTTTGCGGGTTGGTTTTTTCATTAAAATTCATGTAATTTTGCACAGGTTTAGTCTATCGCATTGCGATTCCGTGCAAAAGTGAGGCTGTGTTATTGGTTTTCGTTTCAGGGAACGTTATAGTAACCGGCTGCCGGTCTCCTGAAGACATATATCTGATATACCGTCGTATGGCACCCATTTTATGCG encodes:
- a CDS encoding TATA-box-binding protein domain protein, which produces MYEDGDKDSNLDFLNFIPQGDTAEENDDVGSAIPSAGATQVYYDKVDTSYSEAIQTYDEGEIALMDASLCVSRGQGVDDYTHYSKYLRPGIQVSFCGTPVVQNIVASVHLGNEIDLREIAISTRNAEYNPRKFNALILRMQNPRCTGLVFRTGRLIVTGCKTVESARLGAKRIAKMVRRELGGGIQFNDFKIENIIATFNCNVPIRLERLYEEHKLFCNYEPEIFAGLVYRIAIPCKSEAVLLVFVSGNVIVTGCRSPEDIYLIYRRMAPILCEFKH